Genomic segment of Candidatus Methylomirabilota bacterium:
GGCCCCGAAGAGGTGACGGCGCCGGTGGGCACCGCCAACGCCTACGACGGGATGCATCTGGTGGCGACGGCGATCGAGCAGGCGAAGGCGACGGACGGGCCCAAGGTGCGCGACGCGCTGGAGAATCTGCAGGGCGAGTACCGCGGCCTGATCAAGACCTACCGCCGGCCGTTCACGCCGGAGCAGCACGACGCCCTCACCGACCACGACTACATCATGGTCGTCTGGAAAGGCGGCAAGATCGTGCCCGTGAAGTAGCGTCCGGGCGATCGTGGGGATTCAGCTCCTCGTCACCGGTCTGGCCGTCGGGAGCATGTACGGTCTGGTGGCGCTCGGGTATCACATCACCTGGGTCACCAGCCGGACGATGAACTTCTCGCAGGGCCAGGCGGTGATGGTGGGCGCGGTCGTCGCCTACGGGCTGCGCGTCGCCCTGGGCTGGCCGTTCCTCCTGACCCTCTTCGGCACCCTCGTCGTCTCCGCGCTCTTCGGCGTCGTCATCGAGCGGCTGGCGGTGCGGCCGTTCTTCCGCTCCGCGTCGCCCGCGTGGCTCCTGGCCACCATCGCCTGCGGGACCATCGCCGAGAACGTGGCGATGCTCACCTTCGGCAAGGACGCGCGCGCCTTTCCCTCGGCGCTGGCCACCCGGCCGGTGCTCGTCGCCGGCGCCGGCGTCTATCCCCAGGAGCTGCTGGTGCCGGTGGTGGGGCTCGCGCTCATGGGCGGCGTGCAGTTCTTCTACCACCGGACCTTCTACGGCAAGCAGCTCAAGGCCGTCGCCTACAACCCCGAGGCGGCGGGGCTCATGGGCATCCACATCCCGCGCGCCGTCATGACCGCCTATGCGCTCTCGGCGCTCCTGGCGGGGGTGGCGGGCCTGCTGCTGGCGCCGCTCCTCAACGTGGCGCCCACCATGGGCACGATCATCGGGCTCAAGGCGTTCGCCGTCGCCATCATCGGCGGTCTCGACTCTGCGGGGGGAATTCTGGTAGCCGGCTTTCTCTACGGGCTGATCGAATCCTTCGTCGCCGGCTACGTATCGACCGGCGCCCGCGAGATCGTCGGCTTTGCCGTGGTCATCGCCATGCTGGTCGTGCGTCCGTGGGGCCTCGGCGGCGCGCGGCCGACCCGCCGCGTGTGACCGCGCGCCTGCTCTGGGCCGTCGCCGCCGCCGTCGCGGCCAGCGTGCCACTGCTGACGGCCAACACCTACTACCTGTACCTCGGGATGACCGTCGGCATCATGGTCGTCATCACCAGCGGCTTCAACGTGCTGGCCGGACTATCCGGGCAGGTGTCGCTGGGCCACGCCGGGCTCTATGCCATCGGCGCCTACGCCGCCGCGATCCTCGCCACGCGCTGGCACCTCGCGCTGGCAGCCGCGCTGCCGCTCAGTGTCGCGCTCACGGCGGCGATCGGCGCGGTGCTGGCGCTGGCGGCGCTCCGCGTGTCCGGCCCCTACCTGGCCATGGTCACCATCGCGTTCGGCATCATCGTCGAGCACGCGCTGATCGAGTGGGTGGGGCTCACCGGCGGCCCCGGGGGCATCTTCAACATCCCCAAGCCCACGCTGGCCGGCGTCCCCCTGCCGCTCGGCCGCTACTACTTCGTGGTGGCGGCGGCCGCGGGGCTGGCGCTCTGGATGACGCATAACTTGATGTCTTCGGCGTGGGGGCGGGCCCTCATCGCGGTGAAGGGGAGCGATATCGCCGCCGAGTCGCTGGGGCTCGGGACCTACGGGCTCCGCACCGCGGCCTTCACCATCTCGGCGGCCTTCGCCGGCGCCGGCGGCTGTCTCTTCTCGTTCCTCAACGGCTACGTCAGCCCCGACAGCTTCACGCTGCAAACGTCGATCCTGTTCCTGCTGATCGTGCTCTTCGGCGGTCTGGGCATCCTCGCCGGTCCGCTGGTGGGGGCGCTCGTTCTGGTGCTGCTGCCGGAGCTGCTGCGCGAGTTTCTCGACTATCGCCTGATCTTCTACGGCGGCCTGTTGCTGGGCTCGATCTACTTTCTGCCCCGCGGCGCCGTGGGCGCCGTTCAGGACCTGTGGCGACGCCAGCCCCGCGCCGTCCCCGCGCCGCCGGCCGGGTCCGCGAGCGCTTGGGCGCCCGCCGATGCGGCGGCGGGCTTCGCGGCTCGCCCGGCCCCGGCGCCGGGCCGGCCGCTGCTCGTCGTGGAGGACCTCTCGGTGGCCTTCGGCGGCATCCAGGCGGTGGCGGACGTCGATCTGACGGTGGCGGCGGGAACCATCCACTCGCTGATCGGGCCCAACGGGGCCGGCAAGACGACGCTCGTGAACCTCGTCACCGGCTTCTACCGACCCGACCGCGGGCACATCACCTTCGACGGCGTACCGATCACCGGCCTGACGCCCGCGGCCATCGCGCGGCGCGGGCTCGCGCGCACGTTTCAGACGCCCCAGCTCTTCGAGGAGCTGACGGTCCTCGAGAACGTCATGGTCGGCGTGGCCGGCCACCGCCTCGGATCGTTCGCCGCGGCCCTGACCGGCACCGGCCACGCCGAGGCCGCCCTGCGTCAGCAGGCCACGGCGCTTCTGCAGACGGCGGGCCTCGGGGACTGGGCCGATGTTCCCGCCGGCGCGCTGCCGTTCGGGCTCAGGCGCCGGCTCGAGATCGGTCGCGCCCTGGGCGCCGGCGCGACCATGCTCCTGCTCGACGAGCCGGCCGCCGGCTTGGTCCCCACCGAGATCGCCGAGCTGGACGCGCT
This window contains:
- a CDS encoding branched-chain amino acid ABC transporter permease; translated protein: MGIQLLVTGLAVGSMYGLVALGYHITWVTSRTMNFSQGQAVMVGAVVAYGLRVALGWPFLLTLFGTLVVSALFGVVIERLAVRPFFRSASPAWLLATIACGTIAENVAMLTFGKDARAFPSALATRPVLVAGAGVYPQELLVPVVGLALMGGVQFFYHRTFYGKQLKAVAYNPEAAGLMGIHIPRAVMTAYALSALLAGVAGLLLAPLLNVAPTMGTIIGLKAFAVAIIGGLDSAGGILVAGFLYGLIESFVAGYVSTGAREIVGFAVVIAMLVVRPWGLGGARPTRRV
- a CDS encoding branched-chain amino acid ABC transporter ATP-binding protein/permease, translated to MTARLLWAVAAAVAASVPLLTANTYYLYLGMTVGIMVVITSGFNVLAGLSGQVSLGHAGLYAIGAYAAAILATRWHLALAAALPLSVALTAAIGAVLALAALRVSGPYLAMVTIAFGIIVEHALIEWVGLTGGPGGIFNIPKPTLAGVPLPLGRYYFVVAAAAGLALWMTHNLMSSAWGRALIAVKGSDIAAESLGLGTYGLRTAAFTISAAFAGAGGCLFSFLNGYVSPDSFTLQTSILFLLIVLFGGLGILAGPLVGALVLVLLPELLREFLDYRLIFYGGLLLGSIYFLPRGAVGAVQDLWRRQPRAVPAPPAGSASAWAPADAAAGFAARPAPAPGRPLLVVEDLSVAFGGIQAVADVDLTVAAGTIHSLIGPNGAGKTTLVNLVTGFYRPDRGHITFDGVPITGLTPAAIARRGLARTFQTPQLFEELTVLENVMVGVAGHRLGSFAAALTGTGHAEAALRQQATALLQTAGLGDWADVPAGALPFGLRRRLEIGRALGAGATMLLLDEPAAGLVPTEIAELDALLGRLREAGLTILLIEHHIELVMAVSDRVTVLDEGRVIAEGRPEAVQRDPAVVEAYLGSA